A genomic window from Vanessa atalanta chromosome 7, ilVanAtal1.2, whole genome shotgun sequence includes:
- the LOC125065419 gene encoding dynein regulatory complex protein 11-like encodes MPCDYYFKKWKSTLKNLTKIVELDLEYQETKIHDKQICDAVQRLARMLGSYILCYNDALDCLQHSLQVQKTEYIADVVEKIVLRILELKHQLTKLEGTPFQFLSNGLIQRKLTPFNTEFFNIPAKYERPEVIKLAIEAAFRRVEELKRAETKSYDNSENDQIPRDGLSENVNWWDDETINATEHKGINVTEVYDVEEKLSEETLKRREIIALIQTHERTRQVVRINIQQKQKREIWEKELKGILKPQAPFDLRQRSAKLIQRVLRYYFELKRKRLRDCKRDELLNIKFCDTINTEQSEIDKQVDSQYYKLRKKYVQQREIICSRYKQNYLKKNGDNIAEEFRDYIRDWFQKWYIEAKFFYDIPKDNQGGPIVIFKEELPSPLEWLEDYKAYLETKKANKNKTALQLKWEKEAGKEEEMMLKREELIKKKSEAALLKKLMKNPTLHPGYHYPFSKKTNNILTAIQNYYDHWSDIDDGEAYEAKKKFILNIDEEHLCMETKLEICNSIITDMMEELKLLKKSLKIEYKRNEEEIPNPKKEKAKRKKKGRQIKGKIRDDLEDILTDLANKGYFKEYPKMNFEDFIGDVNYAGADLRCELLSTVPFGGEIRAVWWERCREVIHGFRRILLVGPRESGKTTLVHIMATVNDTALYELDPFKIEVENTNTEYLQELINSVVSCAKITQPSIIHIRYVERLFYTKVPTEEEYKNYDLIKKFFVRKLFKMINKQDNITVIGSCVEPWMTKSKQMIKTFKYVLLLPETNYSTVYLILRNWALNNRTVPHNLDFQSLARVLRGYPFGCIVKKLDNFLTAKRIVHIAAYGLSSRDVYNFFLEDGNDYMINYEKYLKWYNDKTHWGQIENKCLKERREFKIQVEKWNEKMLKKK; translated from the exons ATGCCGTGTGATTATTATTTCAAGAAATGGAAAAGTACTCTTAAAAATTTGACCAAAATAGTTGAACTTGATCTTGAATACCAG gAAACAAAAATTCACGATAAACAAATCTGTGATGCGGTCCAACGGTTAGCTAGAATGCTTGGAAGTTACATATTATGCTACAATGATGCATTGGACTGCTTGCAACATAGTTTGCAGGTTCAAAAGACAGAGTACATTGCCGATGTGGTGGAGAAAATTGTGCTAAg gatTCTTGAACTCAAACATCAATTGACGAAACTTGAAGGCACTCCTTTTCAGTTTTTATCTAATGGATTGATTCAAAGAAAATTAACGCCTTTTAATACTGAGTTTTTCAATATTCCTGCAAAATACGAAAGACCAGAAGTTATTAAATTGGCGATAGAGGCGGCTTTCCGAAGAGTCGAAGAATTAAAAAGAGCCGAAACAAAAAGTTATg ATAATTCAGAAAATGATCAAATCCCTCGAGATGGCTTATCAGAAAATGTTAATTGGTGGGATGATGAAACAATTAACGCAACTGAACATAAAGGAATTAATGTTACTGAAGTCTATGATGTCGAAGAAAAGTTATCAGaagaaacattaaaaagaaGAGAAATAATAGCTCTAATACAAACCCATGAAAGGACTAG ACAAGTGGTACGAATAAACATACAACAAAAACAGAAGAGAGAAATATGGGAGAAGGAGCTGAAAGGCATCTTGAAGCCTCAAGCACCGTTTGATTTAAGACAGAGAAGTGCAAAGCTGATACAAAGGGTTTTAAG ataCTATTTTGAACTAAAGAGAAAGAGACTAAGAGATTGTAAACGGGATGaactattgaatataaaattctgCGACACAATAAATACCGAACAATCAGAGATAGATAAGCAG gtGGACTCACAATACtataaattacgtaaaaaatacGTACAACAAAGGGAAATTATTTGCTCTCGATATAAACagaactatttaaaaaagaacgGAGATAATATAGCTGAAGAATTTCGAGACTATATCAGGGATTGGTTTCAAAAATg GTACATAGAAGCCAAATTCTTTTACGACATTCCGAAAGATAATCAAGGTGGACCTATTGTGATATTCAAAGAAGAATTACCATCACCGCTAGAATGGTTAGAGGATTATAAAGCAtatttagaaacaaaaaaagCTAATAAAAACAAGACAGCATTACAG ttAAAATGGGAAAAAGAAGCAGGCAAAGAAGAAGAAATGATGTTAAAAAGAGAAGAATTGATAAAAAAGAAATCGGAAGCAGCTCTGCTTAAGAAGCTGATGAAAAACCCAACATTACATCCAGGATACCATTATCCCTTttcaaaaaaaactaataacataCTTACG gcaATCCAAAATTATTATGATCATTGGTCTGATATTGACGACGGAGAAGCTTACGAAGCGAAAAAGAAGTTTATCCTAAATATAGATGAGGAACATTTGTGTATGGAAACTAAATTGGAAATTTGTAACTCGATTATTACTGACATGAT GGaagaactaaaattattaaaaaagtctttaaaaatagaatataaaagaaacGAAGAAGAAATACCaaatccaaaaaaagaaaaagcaaaaCGAAAAAAGAAAGGAAGACAAATTAAAGGGAAAATCAGAGATGATCTTGAAGACATATTAAca GATCTCGCTAATAAAGGTTACTTTAAAGAATACCCAAAAATGAATTTTGAGGATTTTATTGGTGATGTAAACTACGCTGGTGCCGATTTAAGATGTGAATTACT aTCCACTGTACCATTTGGTGGGGAAATACGAGCCGTATGGTGGGAGAGATGCCGAGAAGTGATCCACGGCTTTAGGCGTATTTTGTTGGTAGGACCACGGGAAAGTGGGAAGACAACATTGGTGCATATCATGGCTACTGTAAATg ACACAGCTCTATACGAGTTAGACCCGTTTAAAATTGAAGTGGAAAACACAAACACGGAATATTTACAGGAGTTAATTAATTCTGTAGTATCGTGTGCAAAGATCACGCAACCATCAATCATACACATAAGATATGTTGAACGCCTTTTTTACACTAAG GTACCAACCgaagaagaatataaaaattacgatctaataaaaaagttcttcgttcgaaaattatttaaaatgatcaaCAAACAAGACAACATCACTGTAATAg GAAGTTGCGTAGAACCTTGGATGACAAAGAGTAAGCAAATGATAAAAACGttcaaatatgttttacttTTGCCCGAAACCAATTATTCGACAGTGTATCTCATACTTAGAAACTGGGCACTcaa TAACCGTACCGTACCACATAATCTGGATTTTCAAAGTTTGGCACGTGTACTTCGAGGATACCCGTTTGGATGTATCGTAAAAAAGTTGGACAATTTTCTGACAGCTAAAAGAATCGTGCA TATAGCGGCTTACGGCTTAAGCTCACGAGATGTTTATAACTTCTTTTTGGAAGATGGAAATGATTATATGATA